In the Pontibacillus sp. HMF3514 genome, CAAATTCGTCTAAAGAATAAGAATATAAAAGAATTAGAATATCAAAATGATGAAAAACAATTACAAATGAAAGAACTATTAGGGCAAATGGATAATATGGAACAAACAGTTCGCAATACTGTAGAATCACTTAAAGATGAATCAAATGGGGCTACTAGCACCTTTGAACAAATTGAAGAGCTTCTAGCAGAAAGAAACCATCATTCTGAAAACCAAGTGAAAGAAGCAGAGAACAATGCAGTAAGTATATCTGATATTCAATCAGCAGTTGAACAAATTAACGAAAGTATTGAAGTGGTTCTAAATCAAGCAAATCACACAACCGAAGCAACCAATGAAGGGAAACGTTCACTTGATCAAATTAATAAGAATATGGATTCGACTGAGTCAGCTATTAATAGAACGAGCGAGGTCATTCATATTCTTCATGAGCGATCAGATGAAATTAACAGTATTACCGAAGAAATTTCAGCAATTACTGAGAATACGAATCTCTTAGCGTTAAATGCATCAATAGAAGCAGCAAGAGCAGGGGAACACGGTAAAGGATTTAGTGTTGTTGCTGAAGAAGTTCAAAAACTTGCAAAGCAGTCGGATGAAGCAACTCAACGTATTTTTAACATTATGGGGTCCATTCAAGACGAAATCCGAGATGCAAGAGATCGTTCTACTGAAGGTATGAATCAAATGGAAAAAAGTCGTCACTTCCTTGAAGATATGAAAGTAAATTTGGATGGAATATTAGACCAGTCTAAAGAAGTTGAAGAACAAACCGTTGAAGTTAGCTCATCTAGTCTACATCTTCAAAGTACTGTGAATGCACTTACGAACTCTTTTAATAGTCTTCTATTGTTTACGAAAGATGCGAAGGACCAAAATGAGCATGTAATGGGAGTGTCAAAAGCTCAATTAGAAACGATTCAACGTATGTCTGAACAAGTTGAGACGTTGACGAATATGACAGGAAACATGAATGATTTGACAAGAAAGTTAAATAATCAAGATTTGAAAAACTACGAAATTCAATCTCCTTCAGTTTCAAAAGCCAGTTAAACTTTATAAAGTAGAACGATTTTCTTAATAGTTCAGAAATTTTTAAAGTGATCAACCAAACAGCTACATAACTTCACCGATACTCAGAGCTTAATAAGCTCTGAGTATTTTTTCTTCTAAATGATGCATTTCCAAAAATCCATTAATGAAAAGACAAGTTTGATAATAAGATAGAATAACTGAAATGTTTCGCATAAATCTAATCCATTTTGAACATAAGCGGGGTGACGGATCGTGTCCTATGCTTCAAAACAAGTTCAAAGCTTACCGCCTTATTTGTTTTCGGTATTCCATGAAAAAAAGAAACGCCTGCAAGCTAAAGGTGTAGATGTAATTGACCTTGGAATTGGTGCACCTGACTTACCGACACCGGAATTTATTGTGGAACGGCTCAAAAGCGAAGCGATTAAACCTGAGAATCACAAATATGCTCCTTATGCAGGTACACAAGCGTTCAGAGAAGCAGTTGCGGCTTTTTATCAAAAGCAGTATAACGTCAAACTGGATCCAAACAAGGAAGTCCTGACACTGATTGGTTCTAAAGAGGGCATAGCTCACATGATGTATGCAGTGATTGATCCCGGTGATGGCGTTCTCATTCCTGACCCAGGTTATCCCGTTTATGATTCCGCAGTCCATCTGGCAAATGGAAAAGGCATACCGTTACCGCTCGATCCTGACAGAGGGTACGTTCCTATGTTTGATCTAATGGATAAAAGAGAGCTCAAAAAAGCTAAGCTCATGCTCTTAAACTATCCAAGCAATCCAACTGGTGCGACTGTGGAGATGGATACGTTTTTAGAAGCTGTTTTATTCGCAAAGAAGCATAACTTATGTATCGCCCAAGATGCAGCTTATGGATTAGTAACATTTGATGATTACCAAGCTCCAAGTATCCTGCAAGTTCCAGGCGCGAAAGAGGTTGCTGTGGAATTTGGATCCTTGTCAAAGAGCTTTAATATGACAGGTTGGCGGATCGGTTATGTGGTTGGAAACGAGGAGATCATTCGAGCATTGTCTATTGTAAAAAGCAATATGGATACAGGCCAGTTTTTGCCAATTCAAAAAGCTGGTGTAACAGCATTACAAAGTGATTTTTCAGCTGTACGAAATAACAATGACATTTATCAAAAGCGAATGGAAACCATGTTAGAGGCCTTATGGGACATGGGGATTCAAGCTGAAAAGCCAAGAGGGACATTTTTCATTTGGGCGAAGGTGCCTGGACAGGAATCATCCAAAGCGTTCGCTGAAAAGATGCTAGAGGAAGCTGGCGTCATTATAACCCCTGGTACAGCTTTTGGTGAGCAAGGTGAAGGATTTTTCCGCATTTCACTGTCTGTTCCTACTAAACGATTAAGTGAAGCGGTACAACGAATGAAAACGTTCCAAGCAGGAGGGCGCCTAGATGATTCCAAAAAAACGTAATATGCAAAGTGGAGCTAAAGCGATTGTCGAGTGCATGAAACGAGAATCTGTTTCGCATGTCTTTTGTGTGCCAGGCGAGAGTTATTTGCCTGTGCTTGATGCCATTCATGATGAGGAATCCATAACACTTATTTCAGCGAGACATGAGGGTGGCGCGTCATTCATGGCTGAGGGCTTCGCCAAAGCGAGTGGAAAACCTGGAGTTGTGATGGCGACGCGTGGTGTTGGAGGATCAAATTTGACGATTGGAGTTCATACCGCCTATCAGGACTCGACGCCAATGGTGGTTTTTCTAGGTCAAGTTCATCGAGATTTCAGGGGACGAGAAGGGTTTCAAGAGATCGATCTTGATCAGTATTTCAACCATATTGCCAAGTGGACCGTTGAAATCCAAGATGCCAAACGGGTTCCTGAACTTGTACAAAGAGCGTTTCGAATTGCTCAGACAGGTCGACCAGGCCCAGTAGTTGTTTCGCTACCTGAGGATATGCTTGTAGAGGAAGCGGAAATGACTTTTGGAAAACCTGTGAAAAAACCTTCACCACGTCCTTCTGCAAAAGAAATCGAAGAGATTGAGTCCCTATTACATCAGGCTGAACGTCCTCTTATTATCGCTGGTGGTGGAGTGCAGCGGTCACGAGCGGAGTTAAGTCTTTGGGGATTTGCTACAAAATATGAAATTCCTGTGATGGCAGCCTTTCGAAGGCATGATGTGTTTCCTAATAATAATGAGCATTATGTCGGACACCTTGGGCTTAGCACACATGCAAACATTTTAAAAACAGTGGAAAAAGCAGACACAATTTTAGCTTTCGGTACACGCTTATCAGAGGTCACCACGCAGGACTACTCGATTATCAAAGACGATCATAAACTCATTCATGTAGACATCGATTATGAAACCATCGGTAATGTGTATGCACCTGATGTGGGTGTCGTAGCTGATTTAAAAGAAGGATTGCAGGCACTTTCAAAAATAAATGTCATGAATAGGTGGAGTGAATGGCGGAAAGAAACGCGAAGAGCGTACGAGGATGCGACGACCATTGACTCGGAATCCTTAAACCAAAATGTGATTGCTTCCTTGCAAAAGATTTTACCTGAAGAATCGGTGTTAACGAATGATGCAGGGAATTTTGCTGGATGGCTCCATTCTTTTTATCAATTCAGGAAAAAGAACTCGTATGTCGGACCAACTTCTGGTGCGATGGGATATGGAATGCCAGCAGCTCTGGGAGTTAAGCTGGCTCGACCAGAACGAACCGTTGTGTCCCTATCTGGGGATGGTGGATTTATGATGACGATGCAAGAACTGGAGACAGCTGTACGATGCAATATCCCAATCATTAGTTTGGTTTTTAACAACCGAATGTACGGAACGATTCGCATGCATCAGGAAATTCATTACCCAACCAAAACCATTGGTACCGATTTAGGAAATGTTCAATTTTCAGAGATAGCAAAAGGAATGGGAGTTCGAGGTTTTTATGTGAGATCAATTGAGGAATTTGAAGAGGCATTAACAGAAGCCATGAATTGTGGAGTGGCTTCAGTTATCGAAATTGAAACAGATCCTGAACAAATTTCTGTTTCATCAACGATTCAACAAATGCGAGACAAACATAGATAACCAATTAAGGAGGTTACTTAAATGCCAAAAACACTCATTAAAGTGGAAAAGTTGAAGAATTACATTAATGGGGAGTGGGTGAATTCTGCAAGTGATCAATACGCATCTGTCACAAACCCTGCTACGTTAGAGTCTCTTGTCCAGGTTCCGTTATCAAGTGCAGGGGATGTGGATCAAGCTGTTCAGGTAGCCAAAAAAGCTCAAAAATCTTGGGCTCTTGTACCTGCCCCTCAACGAGCAGAAGTCTTATACCGTGTAGGCTTATTGATGAAGGAGAGAAAAGAGGATCTTGCTCAAATTTTAACGATGGAAAATGGGAAAGTAATCGAGGAAGCGCGTGGGGAGGTACAAGAAGGAATTGATATGGCATTTTACATGGCTGGAGAAGGGCGTCGCTTGTTTGGACAGACGACACCTTCAGAACTAAAAGATAAATTCGCCATGAGTGTTCGTTCTCCAGTTGGTGTGGTGGGGATTATTACCCCATGGAATTTCCCTATCGCTATTGCGACATGGAAGTCCTTTCCAGCTATTGTGGCGGGCAATACGGTGATTTGGAAGCCAGCAACAGAAACGCCTTTAATGGCCTATGAACTGACAAAAATATTTGAAGAAGCAGGACTGCCAAAAGGGGTTCTAAACCTTGTATTAGGATCAGGTTCAACAGTTGGAGATGCCATGGTAGAACATGATGATATCCGCGTGATTTCCTTTACGGGATCCAATGATGTTGGCCGAAATATTGCTGGGAAGTGTGGGCAAAAGTTAAAGAAGGTCTCGCTCGAGATGGGTGGAAAAAACGCCATTACGGTTATGGATGATGCAGATCTATCCTTAGCTGTTGAAGGTATTCTGTGGAGTGCTTTTGGAACGAGTGGGCAGCGTTGTACGGCGTGCAGTCGTGTTATCGTTCATGAGGATATAAAAGAGAGATTAGAAGAGCAACTTCTAAATGAGATGGCGAAGCTTACGATTGGAAACGGTTTGGATGAATCGGTTAAAGTAGGTCCCATTATTAATAAAGCTGGACTTGAAAAGATAGAAGAATATATGGAAATCGGAAAGAAAGAAGGAGCAAAACTGCTTGCGGGTGGCTACGTTTTGAATGAAGGAAAACATGCAAATGGTTATTACTTTGCGCCAACCTTATTCACAGATGCCACATCTGACATGC is a window encoding:
- a CDS encoding LL-diaminopimelate aminotransferase, whose protein sequence is MSYASKQVQSLPPYLFSVFHEKKKRLQAKGVDVIDLGIGAPDLPTPEFIVERLKSEAIKPENHKYAPYAGTQAFREAVAAFYQKQYNVKLDPNKEVLTLIGSKEGIAHMMYAVIDPGDGVLIPDPGYPVYDSAVHLANGKGIPLPLDPDRGYVPMFDLMDKRELKKAKLMLLNYPSNPTGATVEMDTFLEAVLFAKKHNLCIAQDAAYGLVTFDDYQAPSILQVPGAKEVAVEFGSLSKSFNMTGWRIGYVVGNEEIIRALSIVKSNMDTGQFLPIQKAGVTALQSDFSAVRNNNDIYQKRMETMLEALWDMGIQAEKPRGTFFIWAKVPGQESSKAFAEKMLEEAGVIITPGTAFGEQGEGFFRISLSVPTKRLSEAVQRMKTFQAGGRLDDSKKT
- a CDS encoding thiamine pyrophosphate-dependent enzyme, which gives rise to MIPKKRNMQSGAKAIVECMKRESVSHVFCVPGESYLPVLDAIHDEESITLISARHEGGASFMAEGFAKASGKPGVVMATRGVGGSNLTIGVHTAYQDSTPMVVFLGQVHRDFRGREGFQEIDLDQYFNHIAKWTVEIQDAKRVPELVQRAFRIAQTGRPGPVVVSLPEDMLVEEAEMTFGKPVKKPSPRPSAKEIEEIESLLHQAERPLIIAGGGVQRSRAELSLWGFATKYEIPVMAAFRRHDVFPNNNEHYVGHLGLSTHANILKTVEKADTILAFGTRLSEVTTQDYSIIKDDHKLIHVDIDYETIGNVYAPDVGVVADLKEGLQALSKINVMNRWSEWRKETRRAYEDATTIDSESLNQNVIASLQKILPEESVLTNDAGNFAGWLHSFYQFRKKNSYVGPTSGAMGYGMPAALGVKLARPERTVVSLSGDGGFMMTMQELETAVRCNIPIISLVFNNRMYGTIRMHQEIHYPTKTIGTDLGNVQFSEIAKGMGVRGFYVRSIEEFEEALTEAMNCGVASVIEIETDPEQISVSSTIQQMRDKHR
- a CDS encoding aldehyde dehydrogenase family protein encodes the protein MPKTLIKVEKLKNYINGEWVNSASDQYASVTNPATLESLVQVPLSSAGDVDQAVQVAKKAQKSWALVPAPQRAEVLYRVGLLMKERKEDLAQILTMENGKVIEEARGEVQEGIDMAFYMAGEGRRLFGQTTPSELKDKFAMSVRSPVGVVGIITPWNFPIAIATWKSFPAIVAGNTVIWKPATETPLMAYELTKIFEEAGLPKGVLNLVLGSGSTVGDAMVEHDDIRVISFTGSNDVGRNIAGKCGQKLKKVSLEMGGKNAITVMDDADLSLAVEGILWSAFGTSGQRCTACSRVIVHEDIKERLEEQLLNEMAKLTIGNGLDESVKVGPIINKAGLEKIEEYMEIGKKEGAKLLAGGYVLNEGKHANGYYFAPTLFTDATSDMRIAQEEIFGPVVSLIPVKSFEEAIEVNNGVEYGLSSSIFTRDVNKVFAAQRDLDTGIVYVNAGTIGAEIHLPFGGTKGTGNGHRDSGVAALDVFTEWKAVYVDYSGKLQRAQIDVE
- a CDS encoding methyl-accepting chemotaxis protein, whose product is MLQQKNKTMLLFSIIGIIVSVMIHWTHRNFQINSSLSNTQQDLSLLYLYLTIPIIIFLFALYIYIKDSSHQLLPWTMSVLFTFISIAMIVNGEGMVVYHFSIFLVVSLIAFYDRIDIIAIMTAIFAVFHLSGMFVGTEVLYGSSNYTWFMFFLHAFYLVLTSMGTSYQIRLKNKNIKELEYQNDEKQLQMKELLGQMDNMEQTVRNTVESLKDESNGATSTFEQIEELLAERNHHSENQVKEAENNAVSISDIQSAVEQINESIEVVLNQANHTTEATNEGKRSLDQINKNMDSTESAINRTSEVIHILHERSDEINSITEEISAITENTNLLALNASIEAARAGEHGKGFSVVAEEVQKLAKQSDEATQRIFNIMGSIQDEIRDARDRSTEGMNQMEKSRHFLEDMKVNLDGILDQSKEVEEQTVEVSSSSLHLQSTVNALTNSFNSLLLFTKDAKDQNEHVMGVSKAQLETIQRMSEQVETLTNMTGNMNDLTRKLNNQDLKNYEIQSPSVSKAS